The following are encoded together in the Patescibacteria group bacterium genome:
- a CDS encoding NUDIX hydrolase yields MIIDGDKVLLGKRCIEPEKGKWDVIGGFLEYGEHPEAGARREAREETGFDIEIEKLLGIYMDIYGPEKYSTLNICYIAKIVSGEVKPGDDIEELKWFSASELPEVAFQNGKDMLRDWLRVMA; encoded by the coding sequence TTGATAATTGACGGAGACAAGGTCTTGCTTGGGAAGAGGTGTATTGAACCGGAAAAAGGAAAATGGGATGTGATTGGTGGATTTTTGGAATATGGCGAACACCCCGAGGCAGGTGCGCGCCGAGAAGCCAGAGAAGAAACAGGTTTTGATATCGAGATCGAAAAATTACTGGGAATATATATGGATATTTACGGGCCTGAAAAATATTCTACTTTGAACATCTGTTATATCGCCAAGATTGTTAGCGGTGAAGTGAAGCCGGGTGATGATATAGAGGAATTAAAATGGTTTTCTGCGAGCGAACTTCCAGAAGTAGCTTTTCAAAACGGCAAAGACATGCT